From the genome of Pseudomonas sp. AB6, one region includes:
- a CDS encoding DUF6586 family protein, producing the protein MAHELYTRTNQKIYFAGLALEALGKAEDSRAMNAQALIQSERECALFHLYGALLGLCHEIAGFYRLPQAGAPRAEMLLTQDVLSAVAIPEMAELIELAEHSQTWLAQLLAAYNALFQPPRAPKKPKGDVTQPSIIAISLGDEPAPALTRTEMEDWRQQLKGLTVRFREGLSEC; encoded by the coding sequence ATGGCCCATGAGCTTTATACCCGCACCAACCAGAAAATCTATTTCGCCGGGCTTGCCCTGGAAGCGCTTGGCAAAGCTGAAGACAGCCGGGCCATGAACGCACAGGCGCTAATCCAGTCCGAGCGCGAATGTGCGTTGTTTCATTTGTACGGTGCATTGCTGGGCCTGTGTCATGAGATCGCAGGTTTCTATCGCTTACCCCAAGCCGGTGCGCCCCGGGCAGAAATGTTGCTGACGCAGGACGTATTAAGCGCTGTTGCGATTCCCGAAATGGCCGAACTGATCGAATTGGCTGAGCATTCGCAAACCTGGCTGGCACAGCTGTTGGCCGCCTATAACGCACTGTTCCAGCCGCCGCGCGCACCGAAGAAACCTAAGGGTGATGTTACTCAACCGTCAATCATTGCTATCAGCCTAGGGGACGAGCCTGCCCCGGCTTTGACTCGCACGGAAATGGAAGACTGGCGTCAGCAGCTAAAGGGACTGACGGTTCGATTTCGAGAAGGGCTCAGTGAGTGCTGA
- the sulA gene encoding SOS-induced cell division inhibitor SulA, with protein MQFHQTPQHAQLPLFEAFMAQPIAPLLTDVVETPWNSAPEVFSELSLRGAAGNCLNLLAPILRELSQDQDARWLTLIAPPSSLTQAWLRDAGLNRERILLLQPRGVQSALELTCEALRLGRSHTVVSWINPINGIGREQLISAARTGDAQSLNIRLG; from the coding sequence ATGCAGTTCCACCAAACCCCACAGCATGCTCAATTACCACTGTTCGAGGCATTTATGGCACAGCCCATCGCCCCGCTACTTACAGACGTGGTCGAAACGCCCTGGAATTCAGCGCCAGAAGTTTTTAGTGAATTGTCGTTGCGCGGCGCGGCCGGAAATTGTCTAAATCTTTTGGCGCCGATTCTGCGCGAGCTGAGTCAGGATCAAGATGCGCGATGGCTAACGTTGATCGCACCGCCGTCGAGCCTGACTCAAGCCTGGCTGCGTGACGCGGGATTAAACCGGGAGCGAATTCTATTGCTTCAACCGCGCGGCGTTCAAAGCGCACTGGAGTTAACCTGCGAAGCCCTGCGATTGGGCCGCAGTCATACAGTGGTGAGCTGGATCAATCCGATCAATGGCATAGGGCGTGAACAATTGATCAGCGCGGCAAGGACCGGTGACGCCCAAAGCTTGAATATTCGCCTGGGCTGA
- the lexA gene encoding transcriptional repressor LexA, with protein MLKLTPRQAEILGFIKRCLEDNGYPPTRAEIAQELGFKSPNAAEEHLKALARKGAIEMTPGASRGIRIPGFEAKSEESSLPIIGRVAAGAPILAQQHIEESCNINPAFFHPAADYLLRVHGMSMKDVGILDGDLIAVHTCREARNGQIVVARIGDEVTVKRFKREGSKVWLIAENPDFAPIEVNLKDQDLVIEGLSVGVIRR; from the coding sequence ATGCTGAAACTGACGCCACGCCAAGCCGAAATTCTGGGTTTCATCAAACGCTGCCTTGAAGACAACGGCTATCCACCGACCCGAGCAGAAATCGCTCAAGAGCTCGGTTTTAAATCTCCCAACGCCGCTGAAGAGCACCTTAAGGCGTTAGCGCGCAAGGGCGCTATCGAGATGACCCCTGGCGCCTCCCGGGGTATTCGAATTCCGGGATTTGAAGCCAAATCCGAAGAAAGCAGCCTGCCAATCATTGGTCGAGTCGCTGCGGGCGCCCCGATACTTGCGCAGCAACATATTGAAGAGTCCTGCAATATCAACCCGGCTTTCTTCCATCCCGCTGCCGACTATCTGTTACGTGTCCACGGCATGAGCATGAAAGACGTCGGCATTCTCGACGGTGACCTGATTGCCGTACACACCTGTCGCGAAGCTCGCAACGGGCAGATCGTGGTCGCTCGGATCGGTGACGAAGTAACGGTAAAACGTTTCAAGCGTGAAGGCAGCAAAGTCTGGCTGATCGCGGAAAACCCTGACTTCGCCCCTATAGAAGTGAACCTTAAAGATCAGGATCTGGTTATCGAAGGCTTGAGCGTCGGCGTCATTCGCCGCTAA